The Sulfolobus acidocaldarius DSM 639 genome has a window encoding:
- the crn1 gene encoding CRISPR-associated ring nuclease Crn1, protein MTKLVATLGTSPGGILETFLYLAKNGVDINEIRVITTRDPEVEKAWKIVKLMFVCCLKERFSKVEIIQFPVSINDINTEQDLKDFKAFVNNHISSEDYVDITGGRKGMSVAAALAAKSKGAKIVTSIIPQDEYRRINDLIKQLKDIPEIKDTRDCRQDLKNTYCSLISSNARTIIFEI, encoded by the coding sequence ATGACAAAACTCGTGGCTACTTTAGGAACTTCACCAGGAGGAATATTAGAGACTTTTCTGTATCTAGCGAAAAATGGAGTTGATATTAATGAGATAAGAGTTATAACAACAAGAGATCCTGAGGTTGAAAAAGCATGGAAAATCGTTAAATTAATGTTTGTGTGCTGTTTGAAAGAGAGGTTCTCTAAGGTCGAGATAATCCAGTTTCCAGTATCAATAAACGATATAAATACAGAGCAGGATCTTAAGGATTTCAAAGCCTTTGTGAACAACCATATCAGCTCTGAGGACTATGTCGATATAACAGGGGGTAGGAAAGGCATGTCTGTAGCTGCTGCATTAGCTGCTAAGTCAAAGGGAGCTAAGATAGTTACGTCCATAATTCCTCAGGATGAATATAGGAGGATAAATGATCTGATAAAACAACTAAAGGACATTCCAGAGATTAAGGATACAAGGGATTGTAGGCAAGATTTGAAGAACACTTACTGTAGCTTAATTTCTAGCAATGCGAGGACCATAATTTTTGAGATTTAA
- a CDS encoding alpha/beta fold hydrolase, translating into MDFVSVGGRKLHFTQSGKGKRNLVLLHGIPGFCYDFRHNVDVLSKKFKVTRLDFKGFGHSEKGDYDVDDFRVEVQAKEIMEALNKLDIHDFVLLGHDIGSIVSQLIAQETNCDLVLINPAYKGMRGRWRDIANEYWYIFFHQIPIAEKMITSNLRDYINYFLDHLTVRKFKEEEKEEYFKVYEEPYSVKALVNWYRAYVSHFRWNNIRKIKSKTLVLWAENDPLFPTSWVDRLWEEFEDYKLVKIHDAGHWPHAENPEEVNNAILTFFD; encoded by the coding sequence ATGGATTTTGTTTCTGTTGGAGGAAGGAAATTACATTTTACTCAAAGCGGAAAAGGAAAGAGGAATCTGGTACTACTCCACGGAATACCAGGTTTCTGCTATGACTTTAGACATAATGTAGATGTCTTATCAAAAAAGTTTAAGGTCACTAGGTTAGATTTTAAGGGATTTGGACACTCTGAAAAGGGGGATTACGATGTGGACGACTTTCGTGTTGAAGTTCAGGCGAAGGAGATAATGGAGGCTCTTAATAAATTAGATATTCATGACTTTGTCCTTTTAGGTCATGATATTGGCTCAATAGTCTCACAACTCATAGCCCAGGAAACTAATTGTGACCTAGTTTTAATTAATCCAGCATACAAGGGCATGAGAGGAAGATGGAGAGACATAGCTAATGAGTACTGGTATATCTTCTTCCATCAAATTCCTATTGCTGAAAAAATGATTACTAGCAACTTGCGAGATTACATTAACTATTTCCTAGACCATCTGACTGTCAGGAAATTTAAAGAAGAGGAAAAGGAGGAGTATTTCAAAGTATATGAAGAGCCTTACTCTGTAAAAGCCCTTGTGAATTGGTATAGGGCATATGTCTCTCATTTTAGGTGGAACAACATAAGGAAAATAAAGAGTAAAACGCTAGTATTATGGGCTGAAAACGATCCTCTTTTCCCTACTTCATGGGTTGATAGGCTATGGGAGGAATTTGAAGACTACAAGTTGGTGAAAATCCACGACGCAGGACATTGGCCACATGCTGAAAACCCTGAGGAAGTTAATAATGCTATACTTACGTTTTTTGATTAG
- a CDS encoding ABC transporter permease, with amino-acid sequence MELLKYTVKRLLRNPYVLFWAIGFMIFWEVIGAYIQSKGVPAQYSQYYIASWYAIIALLASSAVAVSSTFMLNYQTGGLSHLFRFSRLSPLYYLLSIYSGITIVIMIVSGIMLATTYLLFGSKFGYDIALPRNIIAFAPVFILTGLFYTALSIDLNILSLKTTRKIGNVISFLPLIISYLFGFSYLYTNLGNIGLGSPFVNIAMLSYYAYMNQDPPLYLIGNVNSSISPVLPLIVLISWIGLLSVLALMFIRNLYLKPLEEGRSI; translated from the coding sequence ATGGAACTGTTGAAATACACCGTAAAAAGATTGTTAAGGAATCCATATGTCCTTTTCTGGGCTATAGGGTTCATGATATTCTGGGAGGTCATAGGGGCTTACATACAGTCCAAGGGTGTACCAGCACAGTACAGTCAATATTATATAGCAAGTTGGTATGCTATAATTGCTCTATTAGCCTCTAGTGCAGTTGCAGTGAGCTCAACTTTCATGCTTAACTATCAAACAGGTGGTCTTTCCCATCTATTTAGGTTTTCCAGACTATCACCGTTATACTATTTGCTCTCAATATACTCGGGAATTACAATAGTTATCATGATAGTCTCAGGAATTATGTTGGCGACAACATATCTGTTGTTTGGAAGTAAGTTTGGTTACGATATTGCACTTCCAAGAAATATAATAGCTTTCGCTCCCGTATTTATACTTACTGGGCTTTTCTACACTGCACTTTCAATAGATTTGAACATTTTAAGCCTGAAAACCACTAGAAAAATAGGTAATGTCATTAGTTTCTTGCCATTAATCATTAGTTATCTTTTTGGCTTTTCTTATCTATACACTAACTTAGGAAATATAGGCTTAGGAAGTCCCTTCGTGAATATAGCTATGTTATCTTATTATGCTTATATGAATCAAGACCCACCACTTTACCTTATTGGAAATGTTAATTCCTCCATATCCCCTGTGTTACCCCTTATAGTTCTAATATCGTGGATAGGTCTCTTGTCAGTATTAGCACTGATGTTCATAAGAAACCTGTATCTCAAGCCTTTAGAAGAAGGGAGGTCAATTTAA
- a CDS encoding ATP-binding cassette domain-containing protein, with amino-acid sequence MIELKNVKVYGEKNKEIIRGVTLSLSNKTLLLGPNGSGKTTILRAICGIRDYDGSIKVDGMEVKRISRFTKLSCNLSEAYSLGLKLIDKLELLKEIKDLDISLAKNMLKEVGISNLNQNYYDLSSGQVVLFNTVLALASYPKQIIIDEPFENVDYAKRKVIINWLKEYGEEGLIVTHELDMLSSFEGYNLYLIFEGKTFGPIKVNEFLESSIVEGEDPSALTVVEIKGKKFSITIGKDRGDKIKNLNNIDKLYLGV; translated from the coding sequence ATGATAGAGCTCAAGAACGTGAAGGTTTATGGCGAAAAAAACAAAGAGATTATAAGGGGAGTGACCTTAAGTTTATCGAACAAAACTCTATTGTTAGGTCCAAACGGCTCAGGTAAAACCACTATATTGAGGGCTATCTGTGGCATAAGAGATTATGACGGTTCAATTAAAGTTGATGGAATGGAGGTAAAGAGAATCAGTAGGTTCACTAAATTATCATGTAATTTGTCAGAGGCTTATTCGCTGGGGCTAAAATTAATAGATAAACTGGAATTACTCAAGGAAATAAAGGACTTAGACATTAGTTTAGCTAAAAACATGCTTAAAGAAGTAGGAATAAGCAATCTTAACCAAAATTATTACGATTTATCCTCTGGTCAAGTTGTGCTATTTAACACGGTCTTGGCGTTAGCCTCATATCCCAAACAGATAATAATTGATGAGCCATTCGAAAACGTTGATTATGCTAAGAGGAAAGTGATAATCAATTGGTTAAAAGAATATGGAGAGGAGGGATTAATAGTTACACATGAGCTTGACATGTTGAGTTCATTCGAAGGATACAATCTTTATCTTATATTTGAGGGAAAAACGTTTGGTCCCATAAAAGTCAACGAGTTCTTAGAGTCTTCAATAGTAGAGGGAGAAGACCCCTCAGCTTTAACTGTTGTAGAGATAAAAGGTAAGAAGTTTTCGATAACTATAGGTAAAGATCGCGGAGATAAAATTAAAAACTTAAATAATATAGATAAATTGTACTTAGGCGTCTAA
- a CDS encoding transcriptional regulator: protein MSDDLKKIIELLNNPVLSNSSRLGILISLYILGKTTFAELQKSTEIPKSSLHMHLQILEENGLVTVKKIPTLSGPRTIVQITEKGVEEIKKYINVIRDIKI, encoded by the coding sequence ATGAGCGATGATCTAAAGAAGATTATCGAATTACTGAATAACCCTGTGCTCTCAAATTCGTCAAGACTAGGAATTCTCATATCATTATATATTCTAGGTAAAACCACATTCGCTGAGCTTCAAAAGTCTACTGAAATACCTAAGAGTTCCCTCCACATGCATTTGCAGATTTTAGAGGAAAATGGACTGGTTACTGTAAAGAAGATACCTACTTTGTCAGGTCCTAGGACGATAGTGCAAATAACTGAAAAAGGTGTAGAGGAGATTAAAAAATACATAAACGTGATCAGGGACATAAAGATATGA
- a CDS encoding acyl-CoA dehydrogenase family protein, which translates to MDEEEFRSALKKWIESNSPADLKGRRILFDTVEFDDYQKIREWQRKLYSAGYLGITWPKQYGGQDLPPIYEAIAYEEFIKAGLPYGRSLGSIGLMVAAPAILKHGNEEQKKRYLPRILSAEDIWCQGFSEPSAGSDLASVKTRAEDKGDYFLVNGQKIWSSYAHLANYMILLARTGEDRYGGLTMFVVDMKQPGIKVSPIYQITGKSDFNIVYLSDVKVPKENVVGKVGEGWKVAMTVLNHERFTLGITMLFTSKSAIDTLKDPKLEELRDDIEGLEAFYRRLLIKLRRGEDVDTEGAILKLVASEILQKVYEHAVSNYDLEFIMSQKWYLGMLSSRGRTIAGGTSEILRNLIGERVLKLPK; encoded by the coding sequence TTGGACGAGGAAGAGTTTAGGTCAGCGCTTAAAAAATGGATTGAATCTAATTCTCCTGCTGATTTAAAAGGTAGAAGGATTCTCTTCGATACAGTTGAATTCGATGATTATCAGAAGATTAGAGAATGGCAAAGGAAACTGTATAGTGCAGGATATCTGGGCATAACATGGCCTAAGCAGTATGGTGGGCAAGATCTACCTCCTATCTATGAGGCGATAGCGTATGAGGAGTTTATAAAAGCTGGTTTACCGTATGGAAGAAGTTTAGGCTCAATAGGATTAATGGTAGCGGCACCTGCAATCCTGAAGCATGGAAATGAAGAACAGAAAAAGAGGTACTTACCAAGAATACTCAGCGCTGAGGATATATGGTGCCAAGGATTCTCTGAACCTTCCGCAGGATCAGACCTGGCATCAGTCAAGACCAGAGCAGAGGACAAAGGTGATTATTTTCTAGTCAATGGACAAAAGATATGGAGTAGTTATGCCCATCTAGCCAATTACATGATACTCTTGGCAAGGACTGGTGAAGATAGGTATGGTGGACTTACCATGTTTGTCGTAGATATGAAACAGCCCGGAATAAAAGTCTCTCCCATTTATCAAATCACAGGTAAGAGTGACTTCAATATAGTGTATTTAAGCGATGTAAAGGTTCCTAAGGAGAATGTAGTTGGTAAGGTTGGAGAGGGATGGAAGGTTGCAATGACTGTGTTGAACCATGAGAGATTTACCTTGGGGATTACGATGCTCTTCACTTCTAAAAGTGCTATAGACACTCTAAAGGATCCAAAGCTGGAGGAGTTAAGGGATGATATAGAGGGGTTAGAGGCGTTTTATCGTCGACTCCTGATTAAGCTTAGAAGGGGAGAGGACGTTGATACTGAGGGGGCTATATTGAAACTAGTTGCATCTGAAATACTTCAAAAAGTCTACGAACATGCAGTCTCCAATTATGATCTAGAGTTCATCATGAGCCAGAAGTGGTATCTAGGAATGTTAAGCTCTAGAGGTAGAACTATCGCCGGTGGCACTTCAGAGATCTTAAGGAACCTAATTGGAGAGAGAGTATTGAAATTACCGAAATAA
- a CDS encoding MaoC family dehydratase, with protein MYFEDFKVGQKWETKGRTVGEADVIVFSTMTGAYNPLFLDEEYGKKTRFKGRIAPGLLTASLAVGLTYQLPVDPFGEGFVALSRLELEAKKAVKIGDTLKCVVEVIDKKEREKNGRVFLNVKTINQLGEEVMNLKLEIVCDKKLS; from the coding sequence ATGTATTTTGAAGACTTTAAAGTAGGACAAAAGTGGGAGACAAAAGGTAGAACAGTTGGAGAAGCAGATGTAATAGTTTTTTCCACCATGACAGGAGCATATAATCCCTTATTTCTAGATGAGGAATACGGCAAGAAGACCAGGTTCAAAGGTAGAATTGCCCCAGGACTGTTGACGGCTTCGTTAGCAGTAGGTCTAACTTATCAATTACCGGTAGATCCTTTTGGTGAGGGGTTCGTTGCGTTATCTAGACTTGAATTGGAGGCTAAGAAGGCTGTTAAGATAGGCGATACATTAAAGTGTGTGGTAGAGGTCATTGATAAAAAGGAGAGAGAGAAGAACGGTAGAGTCTTCTTAAACGTGAAAACCATTAACCAGCTTGGAGAAGAAGTAATGAATTTAAAACTAGAGATAGTCTGTGATAAAAAACTTAGCTGA
- a CDS encoding acyl-CoA dehydrogenase family protein has translation MLLDVESNEEFSLIRNSLGEFLDREWKTLGAKKDKVSDNKVKEIFEKIKDLGIFQLIKENRVYGLLINEILGENLLPGIVSTTAMLGLDYPVTIGVNYVPEADKAEMIITPRGIAKRDEVELKEVESPDPTLRIYKVNGGNWKKLELDFNRAVIMASAQIIGHGLATMKQIVEYAKNRVAFGKPIGSYQAIKHRVVDDVIGLELVRSRYILGNIENPYNLLNHAYRKAFRAALDSIQFHGGIGFTSDLDLHLHLKRIIALQKIFKIS, from the coding sequence ATGTTACTAGACGTAGAGAGCAATGAGGAGTTCTCACTCATTAGGAATTCTTTAGGCGAATTCTTAGATAGAGAATGGAAAACTTTAGGAGCGAAGAAAGATAAAGTCTCCGACAACAAGGTCAAGGAAATATTTGAGAAAATAAAAGATTTGGGGATATTTCAGCTTATCAAGGAGAATAGGGTATATGGACTTTTGATAAATGAAATCCTTGGCGAAAACCTGTTACCTGGAATAGTATCCACCACAGCAATGCTAGGATTAGACTACCCGGTTACAATAGGGGTAAATTATGTTCCTGAAGCAGATAAAGCGGAAATGATAATCACTCCTAGAGGAATTGCAAAAAGAGATGAAGTAGAATTGAAGGAGGTGGAATCACCCGATCCCACCTTAAGAATATATAAAGTAAATGGAGGGAATTGGAAAAAGTTGGAGTTGGACTTCAATAGAGCAGTTATTATGGCTTCAGCTCAGATTATTGGGCATGGTTTAGCTACCATGAAGCAGATAGTGGAATATGCAAAAAATAGAGTAGCATTTGGGAAGCCTATAGGTTCCTACCAGGCAATAAAACACAGAGTTGTAGATGACGTAATTGGATTAGAACTTGTTAGATCGAGATACATACTAGGTAATATAGAAAACCCCTACAATCTTTTGAACCATGCTTATAGAAAAGCCTTCAGAGCTGCACTAGACTCCATTCAATTTCATGGGGGAATAGGATTCACGTCAGATTTGGATCTGCATTTACACCTCAAGAGGATTATAGCACTTCAGAAGATATTTAAGATCAGCTAA
- a CDS encoding amidohydrolase family protein, protein MLIKNARLEDGRIVDIKIDGDKITCIGNCEREEDVLEANGKLVLPPYLNMHFHLDSVFTKAENQSGTLWEGIKIWKKLKQELTEEQVYKNAVTAVKLMVAFGTLWLRTHVDITEKSFRLLRALLKVKEDVKELMDIQITAFPQDGIFTDKGNEELMYKALSEGADNVGLIPHNELTREDGVRSIKFALELGKRYNRDIDGHIDETDDPNSRFLEVLAKETLENGWVGRVAAGHVTAMHSWDNAYRYRILPHVANAGISVIPNPLINAVLQGRLDTYPKRRGMAPIKEMLNFGVNVALGYDCMMDPWYPLGSGNMLQALFMAIHLDQLTGYEELRRSIYLITYNGAKALRIKNYGICVGCEANLIVTASNNVVDLIRFIDPPSYVIRKGKIVAEKGNRILFDGKWEEVKREP, encoded by the coding sequence ATGTTAATTAAAAATGCTAGACTGGAAGATGGGAGGATAGTCGATATTAAGATAGATGGGGACAAGATAACTTGTATAGGGAATTGTGAGAGGGAAGAGGATGTATTGGAAGCAAATGGAAAACTAGTTCTACCACCATACCTTAATATGCATTTTCATCTAGACAGTGTCTTCACCAAAGCAGAAAATCAAAGTGGCACTTTATGGGAGGGGATAAAAATATGGAAAAAGTTAAAGCAAGAACTCACTGAGGAACAAGTTTACAAAAATGCAGTAACAGCAGTTAAATTAATGGTAGCCTTCGGAACTCTCTGGTTAAGGACCCACGTGGACATAACGGAAAAAAGTTTTAGACTATTGAGGGCTCTCCTCAAGGTCAAGGAAGACGTAAAAGAACTTATGGATATTCAAATAACTGCTTTTCCACAGGATGGGATATTTACAGATAAGGGCAATGAGGAGTTAATGTATAAAGCATTGAGTGAAGGTGCAGATAATGTTGGACTTATTCCTCATAATGAATTAACCAGGGAGGACGGAGTCAGGTCAATTAAATTTGCACTTGAATTGGGGAAAAGGTATAATCGAGATATTGATGGACATATAGATGAGACTGATGACCCTAACTCTAGATTCTTAGAGGTCTTAGCTAAAGAGACACTGGAAAATGGGTGGGTAGGTAGAGTTGCAGCAGGACATGTCACTGCAATGCATAGCTGGGATAATGCTTACAGATACAGAATTTTACCACATGTCGCAAATGCAGGAATAAGTGTGATACCTAACCCCTTAATTAATGCAGTCCTCCAAGGTAGGTTAGATACTTATCCAAAAAGAAGAGGTATGGCACCCATAAAGGAAATGTTGAACTTTGGAGTGAATGTCGCGTTAGGTTATGACTGTATGATGGACCCTTGGTATCCTCTTGGAAGCGGTAATATGTTACAAGCGTTGTTTATGGCAATTCATCTTGATCAACTTACAGGATATGAAGAGTTAAGGAGATCAATATACTTAATAACATATAATGGGGCGAAAGCCTTGAGAATTAAAAACTACGGTATTTGTGTAGGGTGTGAAGCTAATTTGATAGTGACAGCTTCTAATAATGTGGTAGACTTGATAAGGTTTATTGATCCGCCCTCGTACGTCATAAGGAAAGGAAAGATCGTAGCAGAAAAGGGCAATCGTATCTTGTTTGATGGTAAATGGGAGGAGGTAAAAAGGGAGCCTTAA
- a CDS encoding zinc ribbon domain-containing protein, with translation MAKNCPRCGKSVPDDARYCYSCGYYFGSVQVPKQDTPVTISAIANYIPRLLRIGKLILGISIIFAAIAGIVFLSHLIQLNPSGGIIAGSIIGILGLIAYLVSPIFSMFRADLSVNKITILTGLGFYFLIGLSSIIISISTPISFPFGMAGGIVVIVGVILTLISNYVVEGNKLIKVIFQMIGVILIYVYTYNAGRFLVVNYESTLWGVAVILALIPSLISTVSEGELISVDNPMAKGEVGELINNSMLGLGLLIFSIGMILTGSVQVSFPPSPGLLDAVYALSITSGVLAIVGGIIGLILSIFIIIYIMTNRKMPKM, from the coding sequence ATGGCTAAGAACTGCCCTAGATGTGGCAAGTCTGTCCCAGATGATGCTAGATATTGTTACAGTTGTGGTTATTACTTTGGTTCAGTTCAGGTACCTAAACAGGATACACCAGTTACAATTAGTGCAATTGCTAACTATATACCTAGACTCCTGAGGATTGGTAAGCTAATACTAGGGATTTCAATAATTTTCGCTGCAATCGCGGGTATAGTCTTTCTCTCCCATTTAATCCAGTTGAATCCCAGTGGTGGAATAATAGCAGGTTCGATAATAGGAATTCTGGGACTAATAGCGTATTTAGTTTCCCCTATTTTTTCCATGTTTAGGGCTGATTTGTCTGTGAATAAGATTACCATACTTACAGGGTTAGGTTTTTACTTTTTAATAGGACTTTCTTCAATAATCATATCCATATCAACTCCGATTTCATTCCCCTTTGGAATGGCAGGGGGCATCGTGGTAATAGTTGGTGTCATATTAACTTTAATCTCCAACTATGTAGTAGAGGGTAACAAATTAATTAAAGTAATTTTCCAAATGATAGGAGTTATTCTGATTTACGTTTATACGTATAATGCAGGAAGGTTTTTAGTTGTGAATTACGAGTCGACCTTATGGGGTGTGGCTGTTATATTAGCACTCATACCATCTTTAATATCCACCGTATCAGAAGGGGAGTTGATAAGTGTGGACAATCCCATGGCTAAAGGTGAGGTTGGGGAGTTGATTAATAATAGCATGTTAGGTTTAGGTTTGTTAATTTTCTCTATTGGAATGATACTAACTGGCTCAGTTCAAGTTTCATTCCCACCATCCCCCGGTTTATTGGACGCTGTTTATGCTCTAAGTATAACTTCCGGAGTATTAGCCATAGTCGGAGGGATAATAGGACTTATCTTGTCGATATTTATAATAATTTATATAATGACAAACAGAAAAATGCCAAAAATGTAA